Proteins encoded in a region of the Triticum dicoccoides isolate Atlit2015 ecotype Zavitan chromosome 3A, WEW_v2.0, whole genome shotgun sequence genome:
- the LOC119269938 gene encoding uncharacterized protein LOC119269938 isoform X2, whose amino-acid sequence MDGRDATADLQEWELLLASPTAAAAPGPYAAGGEAVVEDDAAGAIKYDYFDLGSDAKYARRASLSAGAEEEAGEASWVEPHPGALAFPARDRAALWSDSSSDGERREDAEATEPLVETPREAAGVDEGAVAKGGPAAAAARWWRLPVEVLRLWAARAARSAWSVPVAVALLGIAVLGRRLYRMRRQSKAVARVRLVLDDKASQFKAQPMLRRAPMIKPMLPGNGVTPWPVLGHL is encoded by the exons ATGGACGGCCGGGACGCCACGGCGGACCTGCAGGAGTGGGAGCTCCTCCTCGCCTCCCCCACCGCCGCCGCGGCGCCCGGGCCGTACGCCGCCGGCGGGGAGGCGGTGGTGGAGGacgacgccgccggggccatcaagtACGACTACTTCGACCTCGGCTCCGACGCCAAGTACGCCAGGAGGGCGTCCCTGTCGGCGGGggccgaggaggaggccggcgaggcgAGCTGGGtggagccgcaccccggcgccctcGCCTTCCCCGCCCGCGACCGCGCCGCGCTCTGGTCCGACTCGTCGTCGGACGGGGAGCGGCGCGAGGACGCCGAGGCCACCGAGCCGCTGGTGGAGACGCCCCGGGAGGCGGCGGGGGTGGACGAGGGGGCGGTGGCGAAGGGagggcccgcggcggcggcggcgcggtggtggaGGCTGCCCGTGGAGGTGCTGCGGCtgtgggcggcgcgcgcggcgaggaGCGCCTGGTCGGTGCCCGTCGCCGTCGCGCTGCTCGGGATCGCCGTGCTCGGCCGCCGGCTGTACCGGATGCGGCGGCAGAGCAAGGCCGTGGCGCGCGTGCGGCTCGTCCTTGACGATAAG GCATCTCAATTCAAGGCCCAGCCGATGTTACGGCGAGCTCCGATGATAAAGCCTATGCTTCCCGGCAATGGAGTGACCCCATGGCCTGTGCTGGGGCACCTGTGA
- the LOC119269938 gene encoding uncharacterized protein LOC119269938 isoform X1 — protein MDGRDATADLQEWELLLASPTAAAAPGPYAAGGEAVVEDDAAGAIKYDYFDLGSDAKYARRASLSAGAEEEAGEASWVEPHPGALAFPARDRAALWSDSSSDGERREDAEATEPLVETPREAAGVDEGAVAKGGPAAAAARWWRLPVEVLRLWAARAARSAWSVPVAVALLGIAVLGRRLYRMRRQSKAVARVRLVLDDKKASQFKAQPMLRRAPMIKPMLPGNGVTPWPVLGHL, from the exons ATGGACGGCCGGGACGCCACGGCGGACCTGCAGGAGTGGGAGCTCCTCCTCGCCTCCCCCACCGCCGCCGCGGCGCCCGGGCCGTACGCCGCCGGCGGGGAGGCGGTGGTGGAGGacgacgccgccggggccatcaagtACGACTACTTCGACCTCGGCTCCGACGCCAAGTACGCCAGGAGGGCGTCCCTGTCGGCGGGggccgaggaggaggccggcgaggcgAGCTGGGtggagccgcaccccggcgccctcGCCTTCCCCGCCCGCGACCGCGCCGCGCTCTGGTCCGACTCGTCGTCGGACGGGGAGCGGCGCGAGGACGCCGAGGCCACCGAGCCGCTGGTGGAGACGCCCCGGGAGGCGGCGGGGGTGGACGAGGGGGCGGTGGCGAAGGGagggcccgcggcggcggcggcgcggtggtggaGGCTGCCCGTGGAGGTGCTGCGGCtgtgggcggcgcgcgcggcgaggaGCGCCTGGTCGGTGCCCGTCGCCGTCGCGCTGCTCGGGATCGCCGTGCTCGGCCGCCGGCTGTACCGGATGCGGCGGCAGAGCAAGGCCGTGGCGCGCGTGCGGCTCGTCCTTGACGATAAG AAGGCATCTCAATTCAAGGCCCAGCCGATGTTACGGCGAGCTCCGATGATAAAGCCTATGCTTCCCGGCAATGGAGTGACCCCATGGCCTGTGCTGGGGCACCTGTGA